Part of the Salinimonas iocasae genome, AAAACCATACCTACACCGCAGTTGAATGTGCGATACATTTCATGATCAGTAATGTTGCCGTTTGTTTGTAACCAGTTGAAAATTGCTGGCCATTGCCAGCTATTTTCTTCAACAACGACTTTCGCTGTATCAGGCAGAACACGGGGGATATTCTCCCAAAAGCCACCGCCGGTAATATGTGAGATAGCCCGAACCTGCACTTTTTCCAACAGTGCTAAGACAGATTTAACATAAATACGTGTTGGTTCAAGCAGGTGCGATTTGAGCGTGCCATCGCCCAATGCATCGTCGAGGTCTGCGCCACTAACCTCAAGCACTTTTCGGATAAGTGAGTAGCCATTTGAGTGGGGGCCAGATGAACCCAGTGCTATCAGCTTTTGTCCGGCTGCAACCTGACTACCATCAATAACATTATCAGCCTCAACAACACCAACACAGAATCCGGCAATGTCATAATCGCCATCCTGATACATACCAGGCATCTCAGCTGTTTCACCGCCAATCAGCGCACAGCCTGACAATTCACATCCTTCGCCGATACCGGTCACCACCGATGCTGCAGTATCAACGTCAAGCTTTCCGGTAGCATAATAATCAAGGAAAAACAGGGGTTCAGCACCCTGAACGATTAAGTCATTGACGCACATTGCTACCAGATCTATACCAACGCCCTGGTGCGCATTAGCATCCATTGCCAGACGCAGTTTCGTGCCAACACCATCTGTGCCTGAAACTAATAAAGGTCTTTTGTACTTTGAAGGGATTTCACACAGAGCTCCGAAGCCGCCTAAACCGCCTTTTACTTCCGGACGGTGTGTCCGTTTCGTAACGGATTTAATTCGATCGACTAACTGGTTTCCGGCATCAATATCCACGCCGGCGTCTTTGTAGCTAAGAGAGGTATTTTTGTCGCTCACGGTTATAGCCCTGATGCAAAAGGATGGAAAAACGCGGATTCTACCAGCAAGTGACTTTAAGTCCAATCAAGTCCTGCCAAACCTGCAATATCTGTTGAAAATAGTGGTGAAAAAAATACGTAGATAGACCACAATGTGCCTCAGTTTACTAAAAGCCATGCCAACAACGGCGATAACGGAGTTCCGGAATCTGTTGATGTTTACTCGTATAAAAAATGATCTGAAGCCTGCACGTTCGGTAGCGAGCCTCTGTGCTTTTATCTTTCCGTTAGTACTGGTAGCTGCCAGTACAGGAAGCGCCACAGCCAGTACCGTTGTAAAAACAAACGCTGCGAAAGTACCCGTGGACGATCAGTCCGCCCAGTCCCGTCGCGCGGCGCTGCGTCAGGCGATGGAACAGGTGCTGGTGAAAATGAGCGGTACTGAATCGGTGCTCTCTCATCCGGCAGTACGCAGTGCACTTCAGTCACCTGCACGTTACCTTAGTGCTTACCAGTTTGATTACGAAGATGGTCAGCAGTACTACGCGGGCGAGTTTTCCCGCAAAGTGTTGGTCGAACTTTTGCGAGAGGCATCATTACCTGTTTGGGGCCAGCGTCGGCCCGATACACTCATCTGGCTTGCTAACCAGGAAAACAGGGACAAGTGGATATTACGGGAAGGCCAGCCAGGAGAGCTGACCGCAGTTATCCAAAAAGCGTCACAAAAATACGGGGTGCCCGTGACACTTCCATTGATGGACCTTACCGACAATAGCGCTATTTCGGTCTATGACGTATGGGGGCAGTTTGGCAGCGTTCTTAATCAGGCGTCCGAACGTTATCGCCCGGAGTTCATTATTGGGGCGCGACTACATCACAAGCCAGAGGATGCTGCACCTGAATTTCTCAGCACAGAAGAGAAGCTGGAAAAAGCATTGTCAGACAGTAACCTTGCCTTTGCGTATAGCGATGAGAAAAGCACAACATCGACAGGCGGTGATAACGAGGCGCCGCACAACGACAATGGGCAGCAGTTGGGTCAGTCTAGAGCGCTGGAAGACACACGGTTTACTAGCGACACGAATCTGGCTGAAACGCTACAGTCTGAGAGCGGCGTCAGTGAGAGCGACACTCCGACAAGTGAAACCGCTCCTGAACCGACCATACCTGCACGGTCCGGCTCTGGTGAATATGCGCTGGAATGGACGTTGCTCGAGGGGGCGGATTCCCAGTTCGGCGTAGTGCGGGCTGAAAGTGCTGAACTGGCGCTCACCCAATTTATGCAACTGTACAGTCAATACCTTGGCGAACGGTTCGCTGTATCAGTGGATGCCGATGCAGATACTACCGGCGAGGTGGTGTCTATTTCAGTGGCCAATCTTGATGGGCTGGAAAAGTATGTTCATGCCCAGCGTTTTTTAAACGATATGAGCATTGTTAAACAGGCGATGCTTTCTGAGCAGCGCGGCTCGGTGGCGACATTTGAAGTCAGGTTGGTTGGCACAGTGTCCGATTTTGTTAGTGCACTGTCGCTGGATTCACAGCTACAACCCGTACGAGATACATTCGGCAGGCCGCTTGAAGGACATAATTTCTATTGGAACGAATAGCGAAACAGCTTTCGCTGCCGGTCTCATTACCCGCTGATGAGACTTTTGACAGTTTTGTCAGTGCACAAAATCAGCAGCTTGTTGCTCTGCTCAAAACAATATACCAGCAAACGCCGGACTGGTCAGCCGTTCCGTCGTTACAGTTTCTTGCCTCCGGCTCGCTGCCTATGATAAACATCGTGGGTGGCGAAGGTCAGGGTAAAAGTCATCTGCTTTACGCACTCGCTCACCGTCTTAGTGCGCGAGGTGTCAGTCACATCTATCTCAATTGCAACCAACTGGCTTCGCTTGAACAGCAGATTCTGGAGGGATTAGAGAATCTCAGTGTCATTGCGTTAGATAATATAGATTGCGTTCGTCAGAACGCTCACTGGGAAGAGGCTGTATTTGACTTGTTCAACCGGATTATGGAGAAAAGAAATACGGTTGTGATATGCAGCAGCAGGCAGATGCCTGCTAATACAGGCTTCGCACTACCCGATCTGGAATCCAGGCTTCAATGGGGAACAACATTTTTTCTGAAGCGGCTGGGTGATGATGCGCGAAAACAAGCGGTCAGGTATCGGGCTGAACAAAAAGGCCTGATGTTCTCTGATGCGGCACTGACCTTTGTGTTAAACCATTACGACCGGAACCTAAAAAGTCTTATGTGTTTGCTTGAGCGCCTGGATGCACGCTCGCTGCAGGAACAGCGCAAGATCTCTATATCGATGATTAAGCGTGAACTAAATCTGGATTAGTCCTTCTCTACAGGTAAAGGAAGCCAGCGCTCAAATACAGGCTCTTTAGTTACGCGTAACTCCTTGAGGGCTTGTTTTTTATGATATTCCTTACTGGTAGAGAGCACTACCGTATCACGCCAGCTTTCTGACTCAGGAAGCATTAGCGGAGGAGGCATATCTGACTGAGCCTGTCCCGTATCTATTGCCGGCAGTACACTTTCGACAACAAAAGCTGCACGAGGCTGGACAGACTGTTCACTGATGCGGTTTCGCTGTGCCCACGTAATAAGCAATTCACCGTTCTCCACCGTTTCTTCAGTAAAAATACCTATGTCAGCATCTGCACCCAGTCGGTAAAGCATCATAAAGCGTTCAAAGAGCGTAGCGAAATCTTCTCTGTAGGTGTAGTAACCATACATTGAGACGGCGTTATCCTGTTCGAACCAGGTGGCGATATCCTGAGCAGTATAATTACGTTGCGACTGGGTACTTTGCGCCCCCCCGTAACTGACCTGGGCAAGGGCTAGCAGCTGTTCTGAGATAAGGGGGTAGTCACGGGCAAGTGTATCTGATGTCATCGCATGATTATTAGCGTAACGCAGCGGTGAATCAGAGCCCCGCAAGGTCGACCAGCTAGCCATAGGAAAGACATCGTTGGCATGCGCCAGTTCATGATAGAGTAACCAGGTGAGTGAAGCTTCAAGTTGCTCTTCACTTCGGGTTGCCCGTTTGGCGCGCGACAGACCTGGTTGTGGGTAATAATATTCACCCTCTTTTATGTATCGCCAACTGGTGCGATAGGCCAGTTCATCATCAAACCCACTTCTGTAATCAGGTTCCGTATTTAATGTGTCCCGCTGTGCCGGTAATAACCATACATTGCCCGCATCAAGATAAATAGCACCGGTAGCACTCCAGTAAAATGAAGGGCGGATATCGTAACTTATGACCACAGCAGTGGTCGCGCGCAGCAAGTTGATGATATCTGGCCCGGCCTGTGAAGAATTCAGGAATTGCTCGAACGCCTCACCCATCCAGTCATGAGAAACTAGCACTCTGTCCATGATATCTGAAGTGGTAGGCGCGTCAGTTTGCTGACCCAGCAGCGGCAGTCGGTTAAATTCACAGGAGCGGGCCACCGTGGCGGTATAGATACAATCTTCGAGCGCCTGCTTCCAGGGGCTTTGGGGGTTATAGGCGTGGATAAGTGACGTGGGGTAGAGATCACTACCGGGAAAAAATGCATCAGCGTCGACGGGGGTATCATTAACAACTACCCACACGGTATCGGTTCCACTGGTACCATCTTCGTAGCTGACCTGAGCATCAAACGATAACAGTGTGTCTTTTAAAACAGAAGGAGCCTGAAAAAACACATCGTTATAAATCGAGTGCCCCTGACTGTATTTAAGCGCTACAAAAGGCCCGCTGGTTTGCTCCCAAGCTATATTTTCAACCGTTTTGTCGGCGAGTGTATCGACCCGTAACGATACTTTACCAAACTCCACAACTTCATGCGTTAATCGTGTTATAGCAGCAGGCGCCGGTGCCTGAGCAACTTCTATCTGGCCGTCAGCGGTTAGCGATTTTCCATCCCCACTACGGGCATTAACCTGCCAGGTTATAACGCCATTCTCAGACGCTGTGAAGCCAATTGCCTGGCTGTGTGGTGCAAGTGGCTGAGCGTTGCCCGACACCGTCCAGCTCACCTGAGTAAGGGGACTACCATCGCTGGCAATAACAGTAAGTCCCACGCTATCGCCGACAACGACATTACTATCGCCGGTAACATTCAAAGTAACGGGCGCTGAATCAGGTGTTCCGGGTTCCTTGTTTTCACCGTTCGGAGACGAGCCACCGCCACCGCAGGCACTAAGAATAAATACTGTTGTAAGGATTGACCATCTCATCTGACTACTCTTTTTACTGCTCTTCAAAACGGGACTTTTCTTTTTTCATTTCCTGCTTGAGCTTGGGTAATGACAGGCCCAGTTCTCTACCACGAAGTCGGGCGAACATACTGCAACCAACAAACATAACACTGCTCAGGATTATTTCGATACCGGCAAACCAGCGCTCTGCAGGAATCGCATACGCAATCGTGATACCGTGAATAATATAGAACAGTGTGATGAAGTTTACCCACGCGTGGGTGTATGGTTTTGCCTTGAAAATGCCACGCATCGGTAACAACAGCGGTACAACGTAAAGTAAAAAAATAAATATCGGTGAGTAAGGTTGCGCGTCACGAAGCCCTGTATGCCAAATTATCACCCACATCAGAAGCAGCAGATAACTAATCAACGCAATATTACGATACGTTCTTGTCCGGGAATGCATTACTTGGATTTTTCCAGTTGAAGGGTCAGGGTTGCCAGGCGCTGACCCAGCGCCATCGCCAATTGTTTTTCGTGCTCGCTCAGTCCATTGTTATCCAGACCACTGACGTGGCTTGCACCATAAGGCGTGCCACCAGTCTGGGTATCGTGCAGTGCTGATTCGCTGTAGGGAATACCGCAAAATATCATCCCGTGATGAATAAGGGGAATAGCCATGGTGAGCAGCGTTGTTTCCTGACCACCATGCATACTGGCGCTTGAGGTAAATACTGAGCAAGGCTTGTCTATCAGCGCGCCCTTCAGCCATTCCTCACTGGTGCTATCCAGAAAGTGCTTTAACGGGGCAGCCATATTGCCAAATCGGGTAGGACTTCCCATGGCCAGCCCGGCACACTCATTCAGGTCAGCTTTTGAAACGAAGGGTGGACCGTTCTCCGGTACATGCTGTATCTCGCTGGACTGATAGTCCCTCAGTGGGGGTACAGTACGAATTCTTGCCTGACAGGGTGTTTTTTCTATCCCCTTTGCTATTTGCCGGGCCAGCGCCTCGGTGGTGCCATGGCGACTGTAATAAAGCACCAGAATGTCAGTCATTACAAAATTTCCAGCACAGATTCAGGCGGACGACCTATTCGGGCTTTATGTTGCGTAAAAACGATAGGACGTTCGATCAATTTTGGATATTGCACCATAGCCGCTAATCCCTGTTCCTTACTTACCTGACCTTTCTGAAGACCCGCTTCCTTAAACTCAGCTTCCTTCACACGCATCATCAGCTCAATATCGTCAATGGGGAGTTTATCGAACAAATCTGACAGTGACTGCTTATCCAGAGGGGCTTTAAGATACTCAATAACATTGGGGGCAACCCCTTTATCCTGGAGTAATTGCAGTGTCTGGCGACTTTTCGAGCAGCGCGGGTTATGCAGGATGTTTATCTGAGACATAGATGTTCCGTATTGTTTTTGTCCAGTGATAAAGGCAAGCTAGATAAATAAACTTCAGGTCACTGTCTTTGAAAAAGTAAGTATATGACTATGCAAGGCAAAAAGAAAAACTTCAAGCATACGGGGGTAGGGAAAAAATTACTTTTTTTTACTGTCGGACTACTGGCACTAACAGGCGGGATTCTGGTGAACAGCGAGTCCGAACCAGACTTTACCACGGTATCGGGCCAGCACTATAACTGGGAAGCATTAGAAGGGCAGTGGGTTGTACTAAACTATTTTGCGCCCTGGTGTGCACCGTGCCTCAACGAGATGCCGGAGCTTAATAATTTTGCTCGCGCGGTACCTGCTGATACCCGCATGTTTATTATTAATTACGATCCCGCAGACAAAATTAAAGCGAGT contains:
- the arsC gene encoding arsenate reductase (glutaredoxin) (This arsenate reductase requires both glutathione and glutaredoxin to convert arsenate to arsenite, after which the efflux transporter formed by ArsA and ArsB can extrude the arsenite from the cell, providing resistance.) — protein: MSQINILHNPRCSKSRQTLQLLQDKGVAPNVIEYLKAPLDKQSLSDLFDKLPIDDIELMMRVKEAEFKEAGLQKGQVSKEQGLAAMVQYPKLIERPIVFTQHKARIGRPPESVLEIL
- the hda gene encoding DnaA regulatory inactivator Hda; the encoded protein is MERIAKQLSLPVSLPADETFDSFVSAQNQQLVALLKTIYQQTPDWSAVPSLQFLASGSLPMINIVGGEGQGKSHLLYALAHRLSARGVSHIYLNCNQLASLEQQILEGLENLSVIALDNIDCVRQNAHWEEAVFDLFNRIMEKRNTVVICSSRQMPANTGFALPDLESRLQWGTTFFLKRLGDDARKQAVRYRAEQKGLMFSDAALTFVLNHYDRNLKSLMCLLERLDARSLQEQRKISISMIKRELNLD
- the wrbA gene encoding NAD(P)H:quinone oxidoreductase; the protein is MTDILVLYYSRHGTTEALARQIAKGIEKTPCQARIRTVPPLRDYQSSEIQHVPENGPPFVSKADLNECAGLAMGSPTRFGNMAAPLKHFLDSTSEEWLKGALIDKPCSVFTSSASMHGGQETTLLTMAIPLIHHGMIFCGIPYSESALHDTQTGGTPYGASHVSGLDNNGLSEHEKQLAMALGQRLATLTLQLEKSK
- a CDS encoding DUF2069 domain-containing protein — translated: MHSRTRTYRNIALISYLLLLMWVIIWHTGLRDAQPYSPIFIFLLYVVPLLLPMRGIFKAKPYTHAWVNFITLFYIIHGITIAYAIPAERWFAGIEIILSSVMFVGCSMFARLRGRELGLSLPKLKQEMKKEKSRFEEQ
- a CDS encoding TlpA family protein disulfide reductase; its protein translation is MTMQGKKKNFKHTGVGKKLLFFTVGLLALTGGILVNSESEPDFTTVSGQHYNWEALEGQWVVLNYFAPWCAPCLNEMPELNNFARAVPADTRMFIINYDPADKIKASALKEKYSIDAEMIISLPAPRMPMPPPAALPATYIVNPQGEIARQIRGEVSETKLREVLERLKSQAL
- the purM gene encoding phosphoribosylformylglycinamidine cyclo-ligase; the encoded protein is MSDKNTSLSYKDAGVDIDAGNQLVDRIKSVTKRTHRPEVKGGLGGFGALCEIPSKYKRPLLVSGTDGVGTKLRLAMDANAHQGVGIDLVAMCVNDLIVQGAEPLFFLDYYATGKLDVDTAASVVTGIGEGCELSGCALIGGETAEMPGMYQDGDYDIAGFCVGVVEADNVIDGSQVAAGQKLIALGSSGPHSNGYSLIRKVLEVSGADLDDALGDGTLKSHLLEPTRIYVKSVLALLEKVQVRAISHITGGGFWENIPRVLPDTAKVVVEENSWQWPAIFNWLQTNGNITDHEMYRTFNCGVGMVLVVDEKDVDASLALLKEAGENAWLLGHIEDRKDDENQVEIV
- a CDS encoding DUF2066 domain-containing protein; protein product: MFTRIKNDLKPARSVASLCAFIFPLVLVAASTGSATASTVVKTNAAKVPVDDQSAQSRRAALRQAMEQVLVKMSGTESVLSHPAVRSALQSPARYLSAYQFDYEDGQQYYAGEFSRKVLVELLREASLPVWGQRRPDTLIWLANQENRDKWILREGQPGELTAVIQKASQKYGVPVTLPLMDLTDNSAISVYDVWGQFGSVLNQASERYRPEFIIGARLHHKPEDAAPEFLSTEEKLEKALSDSNLAFAYSDEKSTTSTGGDNEAPHNDNGQQLGQSRALEDTRFTSDTNLAETLQSESGVSESDTPTSETAPEPTIPARSGSGEYALEWTLLEGADSQFGVVRAESAELALTQFMQLYSQYLGERFAVSVDADADTTGEVVSISVANLDGLEKYVHAQRFLNDMSIVKQAMLSEQRGSVATFEVRLVGTVSDFVSALSLDSQLQPVRDTFGRPLEGHNFYWNE